TAAAAGATTCGTCTATCTCTGAACAGCTAGAAATCAACTCCGCAATATCATGAGTTTTTCTGATTTCCTTCCCATTGAATATGAGATAAGCCTTTAAGTGTTTCTCAATACATTGCTGCATATGAAAACAAACTGCATCCGCTTGGATGAAACATCAACGTATAATTTGACGTTTACTTAAGCCTAAAACTTCAGCTGCCTGTCTATTAGTGATATTGCCTTCAATTGCTTGTTCAATTACAAAAACTCTGCGTGATTCCTTAACACTCAAAAATATCTCTCCCATCATAGTGACAAAATTAGCGTCTTCTTAAGGAGTGAAATCAGTGTCCGTTAACAGACGCAATTCGTAAACTTGACAAAAAAGGGAAAAATGTGTACGCTTAATCCAATTTTTATTTAAGAAATAATAACTTGCGAAATTTTGATGCTTTATCTAATTTTTCTTTGCTTAAGAAGGGAAAATGGCAGAAAATAATGATATAAGTTTAGAAAATAAATTTGATGCGTTTAAAGAATTAATCGACAACTTACATATACCTATTTTACTTATAGATAAAAACCACAAAATTATTTTGCAAAACAAGAGCGCTTTTGCTTTATTTGGTTCAAAAATAGGCGGATATTGTTGGCATGAATTATGGAACGCAAATTTTCTTCCAAAAGAACAAAGAAAATCTTTTGAAAAGGGACAAATTTTACCAACTATGCAATGTTACTTTTGCTTATCCAATATAAAACATAATTTTAAAAAATATTTACTTAAGGAGTTATATTTTAAGAATGAATACTGGCAATTGAACTGGGTATCATTAGACAAAGATAGCATGTACTTGATTTATTTAATAAATATAACTCAATCCAAAGAAAGAGAAAATGAACTAAAAGAAGAAAAGAATTTTTTGAGAGAAATTATAGACCTGGTACCAGACATGATATGGCTAAAGGATACACAAAAAAGATATCTTCTTGCAAATAAAGCAATCTGTAACAAACTCCTTCATGCAAAAAACACAAACGAACCTATAGGTAAAACTGACCTTTACTTTGCACAAAGGATAAGAGAACAAAAATCAGATGATCCAAACTTTCATACTTTTGGAGAGTTGTGCATGGACTCTGATTCAATAGTACTTGCTACAAAGAAACGAGGAAGATTTGAAGAATATGGAAATGTAGCTGGAAAATATTTATATCTTGATGTTATAAAAGTCCCTAAAAAAAATGATAAAGGAGAAGTAACTGCAATACTAGGAGCAGCAAGGGATGTAACAGAACAAAAAATTGCAGAAAGAGAATTAAAAGAGGTTCAAGAGAAGCTAAAACATTCACTTGCCTATCATAAAATTTTGTTTGAAAAAAATGCAGCAGGCATTTTGATTATAGATAAGAACTTCACTATACTTGATGCTAATCCAACTATATGCAAAATGCTTTTATATGAAAGGGAAGAACTTGTAAACAAAAATATAAATCTTATTCATAAAGACGAAAAATCAATTCAAAAATGCAAAAAATTTATTAAAAAACTCTTTAGAAAACCAAATGAGGAAATAACTATTGAACAAAGCTTTAAAAGAAAGGATAACTCTACTGTTTGGCTCGAAGCAACAAGTTCTTTAATCGAACTTCCAAATAAAGAAAAGGCAATCCTCTGGAGCGCAATCGACACTACAAGTCTATATCTGCTAAAAGAAAAACTCTATTTCCAAGCGCTTCACGATAATCTTACAAAGTTGCCAAATAGACGTTATTTGAGTTTGGAGCTTACAAAGGCGATAGAACGTGCCAAAAGACACGATTATATTCTAGCAGTTTGTATGATAGATCTGGATGACTTTAAACCTATAAATGATAACTATGGACATGAAATTGGCGATATTGTTCTAAAAACAATAGGACAGCGTCTAACAGCCAAGCTTAGGAAAGTTGACTTTGTTGCTAGACTGGGCGGTGATGAATTTGTAATTCTTTTAGAGTCTATTAAAAACCCAAAGCATTTAGAAAGGATTTTCGCAAAAATAGACGAAGCTATTAGTTCTCCTATTAAGATAACAGAAAATATTACTGCTCAGGTTGGTGTAAGCATGGGAGTATATCTATACCAAAAGAATGACTCTGCAACTCCCGATAACATCTTAAGATTTATTGATATAGCAATGTATGAAAGCAAAAAACAAAAGGGGGACAGAGAACACTTTTGGAAAATTTATGAAAATAAAAATTTTTAAACTTAAATTACTTCATTAAAAGTTATATAAAAAAATACTACTACCATAATAAAAGTGATAAAATAATATAAATATTGCTTTTAAATTAACTGGAGGTTTTATCTTGAAAATAGGTATTTTTGACTCGGGGTTGGGTGGAGTAAACATCTTAAACTCTATTATAAATAGCAATTCACCGCTAATAGGCGACATATTTTATGTCGCTGACACCATAAATGTACCATACGGGAACAAAGATATAGAAGAGTTAGAACTCATAGTAGGAAATATTATTTCTTTCCTCGAAAATAAAGGTTGCGAACTGATTATAAGTGCATGTAATACATCCTCTTCCACAGTATTAAACAAACTAAAACAAAAAACCAAAATTCCAATAATTGGCACAATAGAACCTACAATAAACTTTGTAAAAGAAACCTTTCATCACAAAAATCTTATAATTCTTGCAACAAAGGTTACAATTGAAAGTAAAATCTTTGAAAATGCCCTTTCTGCATGTGATTACAATGTATATCCGGTTGCTTGTCCAAAGCTTGTCGATGCTATAGAATTTATGAATCCATCTCTTGAAATAGAAGACCTTTTAAATAGATATCTTCAAATAGATATAAATGCTAGTGAACCAATAGGTATTTTATTAGGTTGCACACATTATCCTTTAATTAAAAGCCAGATAAAAGAAGTTGCTTCAAAAAGGTTTTCCAACGAAATAATTATATTGGATCCATGTGAAAGAATTTCTAGTGAAGCGCTAAATTTGATCTCAAAAGATAGCTTAATTAATAAATCAAAAAGAGTATACATTTATGATACGTTTGACATAGAACTAATAAAGAAAAAAATAGATTATTATTTTAAATTTGATAAAGCAAGCGTATATTTTGAGAAAATATCAAATACAAAGCCACTAGATGAACTTAAGATCAACCACCCTTAATATCAATCCCGATTCATTTTTCTATTCAATCATAGAAAAACACAATCTTAAGATCACTGATGTAGAATTTACAAAAAGTAATTTTTTAAAAATTTTAGAGCATTCCCCCTCGCCATATTTTTTGTGTAGCGATCTTATAAAGAGACCTCTCTTTGCCTATAGATTATTTACAATACTTTCTTCAAGCATTTATCTGACCAAGATACTTTTGCAGCACCCAAACTATTTAGATCTTCTTAGTTCTGTAAATTTTGAATTAAATCTCAATTTGGATGACTATATCCTTGAAGCAAAAAGAGCAACTGATATATTTAAGGGATTCGAAAATAAAATAAATGCCCTTAAAAGGTTAAAGTTAAGGGAACATCTTAGAATAGCAACAAGAGAAATACAAGGAAATCTTGATTTAAAAAATTCTACCTTACAGCTAAGCGCCTTGTATGAAGCACTTTTAAGAGAAGTTTTAAGTGTTTGCAAAAAACATCTTGAAGAAAGACTTGGTAAAAAAATACCCCTTTTTACAGTTTTTGCTGGTGGAAAGCTTGGAGGAAGAGAGATAAACTATTGCTCAGATGTAGATCTAGTTTTCATATCGCCCCAAGAAATTGATTATGAAGATCTGAAATTATCAAACAAACTAGCTAGATTTTATATAAAAGTTCTTTCCGACTTCACACAAGAAGGCTTTTTCTTTCATGTGGATCTAAACTTAAGACCTGAAGGCCCTGATGGAGCCTTACTTCCTAAGAAAAATGCATCTATTGAATATTGGAAAAGGTGGGCAGATCCCTGGGAGTGGCAATCATTAATAAAATTTAGACCAGTAGCAGGCAATATCAATTTGGGTAAGGAGATTTTAAAGTCCCTTAACAAGATAATCTACCCAAACTTCCCATTAGAAAAGAGAATAGATAGCATATTTCAAATAAAAGAAAGAATAGAAAATCAATTTTCAAATAATTCAAATGAATTAAAAAGATCTCCTGGTGCTATCAGAGATGTAGAATTCTTATGTCAATTATTCCAGGTTCTTTACGGTTATATTTATCCAGAATTACAAGAAGTTAACACAATAAAAGTTTTAGAAAGATTATCCAAACTTAACCTTATTAGTTCAGATGAGTTTCACGTCTTATATGAGGGCTACATCTTTTTAAGAAAGATAGAACATCTTCTGATGATATACAACAATCAAATCATACATGAACTTAGCAGCGATCCCGAACAAACTAACATTATTAGTAAGCTTATGGGTTATCCCAACGAAAAAGATTTACTAGAAAAAGTTATAGAACACAAAAAAAATATAAGATCTGTATTTGAAAAATACTTCAACAAAGTTTCTTGGATTAATAGGAAAAAAATAAAAAAGGGAATATCTCAAGTAATTGAACTAGAAGAAAAGGATTTAGAAGATGTAAAACAATTATTAGAAGACTTTAATCAAGAAATACCTAAAGATTTAAATCATTTCTCAGATTTAACCGAATCATCAAGATATCTAATGCTGCTAAAAATTGGAAACACAAAGTTTCAGGAAACTTTATCATATCAACTTGAAGAACTACTTTTAGAAATATGCAAAACCAACCATCCTGATTACACACTAAAAAATTTTTCTCTCTTTCTCTCCAATATGAAGGGAAAAGATACATTCTTTCAGCTATTCATGGATAACGAATATCTAAAAAAATTAATTCTTTCTTTTTCAAATTTTGGTCCTTATTTATTAGACAAAGTTGTCAACGAACCAGAATTTTTAGATTATTTGATAGAAACAAAAGAATTAGACTTCGAAAGCATAAAAGAAAAGAACATCAGTTTTAATCCACAAAATATTACAAATTCAATTTTTAG
Above is a genomic segment from Thermodesulfobium narugense DSM 14796 containing:
- a CDS encoding [protein-PII] uridylyltransferase family protein → MNLRSTTLNINPDSFFYSIIEKHNLKITDVEFTKSNFLKILEHSPSPYFLCSDLIKRPLFAYRLFTILSSSIYLTKILLQHPNYLDLLSSVNFELNLNLDDYILEAKRATDIFKGFENKINALKRLKLREHLRIATREIQGNLDLKNSTLQLSALYEALLREVLSVCKKHLEERLGKKIPLFTVFAGGKLGGREINYCSDVDLVFISPQEIDYEDLKLSNKLARFYIKVLSDFTQEGFFFHVDLNLRPEGPDGALLPKKNASIEYWKRWADPWEWQSLIKFRPVAGNINLGKEILKSLNKIIYPNFPLEKRIDSIFQIKERIENQFSNNSNELKRSPGAIRDVEFLCQLFQVLYGYIYPELQEVNTIKVLERLSKLNLISSDEFHVLYEGYIFLRKIEHLLMIYNNQIIHELSSDPEQTNIISKLMGYPNEKDLLEKVIEHKKNIRSVFEKYFNKVSWINRKKIKKGISQVIELEEKDLEDVKQLLEDFNQEIPKDLNHFSDLTESSRYLMLLKIGNTKFQETLSYQLEELLLEICKTNHPDYTLKNFSLFLSNMKGKDTFFQLFMDNEYLKKLILSFSNFGPYLLDKVVNEPEFLDYLIETKELDFESIKEKNISFNPQNITNSIFREILNLSQSYLTRVRSETWVQKELTYLGQKLCEFCFNQNIQEKYKNEVALLALGNFATGRLTITSDLDVLFVHSDLISDLDLYTLHKDSQKAVINFLKTNDNTSFPLYFDLRLRPEGENGEVIRSLSAYRSYYEKYLEPWEKIAYSKLKFICGNFNLAKSLIILTREFCYKAFTKEELEDLIKIRNRVIQERINQDIDPKMDIKLGPGSLMDIDFLLQVYRLPLAKDYKPLRISDPWQILKNMDNFAPWSPKEHSILKEAFNFYNKILFALKFLRGNTNNILLTEDELSILKKMIKYNETIDILSYYLKLSNSVKDIFDKYFLQASNFRV
- a CDS encoding diguanylate cyclase domain-containing protein — translated: MAENNDISLENKFDAFKELIDNLHIPILLIDKNHKIILQNKSAFALFGSKIGGYCWHELWNANFLPKEQRKSFEKGQILPTMQCYFCLSNIKHNFKKYLLKELYFKNEYWQLNWVSLDKDSMYLIYLINITQSKERENELKEEKNFLREIIDLVPDMIWLKDTQKRYLLANKAICNKLLHAKNTNEPIGKTDLYFAQRIREQKSDDPNFHTFGELCMDSDSIVLATKKRGRFEEYGNVAGKYLYLDVIKVPKKNDKGEVTAILGAARDVTEQKIAERELKEVQEKLKHSLAYHKILFEKNAAGILIIDKNFTILDANPTICKMLLYEREELVNKNINLIHKDEKSIQKCKKFIKKLFRKPNEEITIEQSFKRKDNSTVWLEATSSLIELPNKEKAILWSAIDTTSLYLLKEKLYFQALHDNLTKLPNRRYLSLELTKAIERAKRHDYILAVCMIDLDDFKPINDNYGHEIGDIVLKTIGQRLTAKLRKVDFVARLGGDEFVILLESIKNPKHLERIFAKIDEAISSPIKITENITAQVGVSMGVYLYQKNDSATPDNILRFIDIAMYESKKQKGDREHFWKIYENKNF
- the murI gene encoding glutamate racemase, producing MKIGIFDSGLGGVNILNSIINSNSPLIGDIFYVADTINVPYGNKDIEELELIVGNIISFLENKGCELIISACNTSSSTVLNKLKQKTKIPIIGTIEPTINFVKETFHHKNLIILATKVTIESKIFENALSACDYNVYPVACPKLVDAIEFMNPSLEIEDLLNRYLQIDINASEPIGILLGCTHYPLIKSQIKEVASKRFSNEIIILDPCERISSEALNLISKDSLINKSKRVYIYDTFDIELIKKKIDYYFKFDKASVYFEKISNTKPLDELKINHP
- a CDS encoding HEPN domain-containing protein, translating into MQADAVCFHMQQCIEKHLKAYLIFNGKEIRKTHDIAELISSCSEIDESFNILLRPDIVKLTDYAVEIR